TTAATATTGGTAAAAACAATGTTTGTATCATGTAAATTCTATAGAAATGGTGATGCAAACAAAACAAAATACATCTTTAAGTGATGCCACTGGGGATATTGGCGGCAATATAGGCTTAGGCATTTTACAAGACGGAAACAAAAAAGGCAATATTACTAGTAAGGTTGCTTTAGCTCAAATTGCAGAGCGTACTAATAGTGAACTCATACTTGATGATCCCCTGATTCTAGTGTTAGTAAATACGACCAAGAAAAGATTGCTGGCAAATTAACCGAAGAAGATGTGGATAAGCTTAAGGCCTTTTTTGACAAAACTATAACATATCAAGGGAAGCTAAATTCTATTTATAACAAATATACAGGTTCTTATAATACTATTACAACTTATTCTGGTTGTGCTAATTATAGTATTAGATGTTTTAGCAACGGGCCTTCTGCAAGACGTAGCCAAGCCCTTATCAACCTAGAAAACAATAAACTAGATGAAGAGTATTCTAAACTTAACGAAATGTTAGAGCGAGCTGTAACTGGCTATGACGCTAGCACTTTGAATAATGCAATTAACAAATATAAGGAAGTTATAAAAAAGGCTAAAGAAGCTGAAAATAGAATAGAAAAAGAAAACGATTATACAGAGACTAAAAAATATGATACGGAGAAAAAAAAGAGAAATTTAGATAATCTAAAAACAGTTAAAGATGTTCTTACTGTTTCTAAAAAAACATAGAATCAGCTAGTGTGGCTTATGCCAATGCTTTTGCTGTTATGGCATCTAGCTTGTCTTCTACCGAATTCAAGAAAGCTGTTAATGAATTTAAAGATGCTGCTGAGAAGTATGCTAATGGAGATAGAGGAGACCACGCTGTTGATGTTATTGTGGGCGCCATTACCGGTATAGCTTTTGATCATGAAAATGGATTTAAAAGAGCAAAGATGTTTGCTAATAAAGCAACAGACGAAGGGGGAAACAAAATAATTATTGCTATTGAGAAACTACGCGCTACTTATAATACAGCCTAATAATATTTTCTATATTTTCTTGGTTATTACATTTATTACTTATTTATTTATCTTTATTTTTAGGCTTAACTGTACTATTGCGCTTTTTGTATACAAAATTTATTTTGGCTCTGTTTTATTTTTTATAGGATATAAATGGGTGTATAAAACTATAAAAATACTTAACAAAAGACACTTTAAAACCCTATTTATTTTTTCAAAGCCATCTTAAGCAAATTTACAAATAATAATAGAAATAAATGATTATATGTTTAAAACCCTTATTAATAGAAAAAAGAAATCATTCTATACCGAAGTTTTCTAAAATTGTGTTCTACTAAAAGAAGATTAATAAATATCTATTTAATGAAATAAAATTTTTTAATTTCTTAATAAGATATTTTTATTATCTAATTTACTTATATTATTTTATCGAGCTTGCTTCTTTTCAAACTAAAATCAATATCACAATTAAATCTAAAACACTCTTAACTACTTATTCCTGGTAATTTTTTGCCTATCTTACTTAATTTGCTTTTTTCTTTAATGGGAAGAGTTTTTTCCTCAAATACTTCACATTCAATAAAACTTTGTTGCTCAGCATATATCATTTTGGACACTCTATTTTGTATATTTTCTTGTATATTTAAATTATTATTTGTTCCGTTTGATATAATCGTCAACCTTCTTTGATATTGTTAATAACAATATCAAAGCAAAAACTATTTTTGCCAACTTTTTTACAATAAAAGAACTTATTGAGGTTTTTTGTTAAAAGTTTTGAATAAGTTCTAATTTAGAATAGATCAAAAATAAACTGTTGCTTTTTAATAATATTCATCAGCATTATTTAATGTATTATAAATATTTAGTAAATAACGCATGGAAAATTGGTCCGAAAATTGCTGCTATTAATATCATAAAATGTATTAGTCTGTTTCCCGTATTAAGATCTTTACGCAAATCCTTTACTTCATTTTAAATCTTATTAGTAAGTTCACTTTTAACACTATCTATCTTAGTGTCTAAACTATCTATCTTAGTGTCTAAACTATCTATCTTAGTGTCTAAACTATCTATCTTAATAGTTAAATTCTTCTCTACGAAATCTATTTTAACATTTAAAGCCTTTTCTACATTACTTATTTTAGTATCTAAACTAGATATATCTTTTTACAAACTCTTCTCTATAACATCTATTTTAGTATTTAAACTCTTCTCTACAGCATCTATTTTGGCATCTAAATTAAATATATCTTTCCGCAAATTCTTCTCTGCATCAATTATTTTCTCTTTTAAAAATTCAAAGTTATAATTATTATTATGAAAAAAACCAAAATCTATTGCCTCCTCGCTAAACCCTATATTTAAAAATTCATTCTTTATGCTTTCTATATTGTATGTTCGGTGCGCTAAATTGTTCATAAAATCTCCGTATTATCCTTTTAATTGTTTATATTCTTTCATAATTCTTTTAATTATTTCTTTTTCATTATTAAATAATTTGTCTAATAAAAATCCCGTGAACTTAGCATTACTTTTGTAAAAATCGTAACTTTCTTTACTTTTAAGTTGAAATCTTAACGGCTTTATTGGATTTTGTTTTGATTTTTTTATTATTAAAGTTTCTTGACCCTCTATTAAATCAAGAGAATCGTAAATACCATTCTCAATTATATAATCTTCATTAAGGATTCCTGCTTGTAATGCTTTTGCTAATTTTAAATATATGTAAACTTGAGTTCTTGCCAATTTATAATCTCTTATAAAAGCATCAAAACTTTTATATCCATCTAATTTATAGTATTCATTATCCTTAATTTCTTTTAAAATCCTAATACTTTCTACTTTATAAAAAATTTTCTTTTTTATATTGGTCTTTAGTCTATTTTTTAAATCATTGTAATGAGCAAATATCTCCTCTTTGGTAATTAATTTTTTTTCACCGTCAGGATCGGACACCCCTGATAAAACCCTCTTATTTAATTCTATTTCCATAATAAACCTCTTTTATTTATAATCCGTACGGATCCGTACGGATTTATTTAACATATTTATCATACATAATGAAAAATCTTGACAATACTTCTTTATATTCATATATATAATCTTTGGTCATATCAAATTCATCATTTCTGGCAATTTTTTTATTTAAATCTTCTCGTTCATGGATAAACCCTAAAAATCCTGTCTTAGAACCAACATGCTGTAATAATTGCTTATGAGTATTATTTTTCTTAAATCGTGTTATAATCAAAAATATTGGAATTTTTATTTTTAAATTGTTCATGTGGAATTCCAATAATTCTAAACTCTCAACTGCCCATTTTTCCGCAGTCATTGGAACTATTATACAATTACTGGTCATTAAAGCATTTGACAGGGTGAAATCTAAACTGGGATTAGTATCTATTATTACATAATGATACTTCTGCCTTAAAAATTCTAAATTGTTTTGCAACCTTAACTCTTTTAACGGGATGGATTCACTTAAAAATTTATTTAAAGTTAAATAACTGGGGATTAAGTCCAAATTTTCTTTAATATTTACAATTGCATCATTTATGTCTAATTTTTCTTTTAACACTCTATAAACATTGATATTCATAATATCAATGTTTTGATTTGCAATTTTTTTATAAAAATAACTTGTAGTAGATGCTTGTGTATCCATATCTATCAAAAGCACTTTATTGTCTTTTGCAAGTAATGTTGAAAGTATAATAGCGCTTGTGCTTTTTCCAACACCACCTTTAATTGACGCAATTGTTATTATTTTAGGTTTTTTAGTATCCATT
This sequence is a window from Borreliella afzelii. Protein-coding genes within it:
- a CDS encoding chromosome replication/partitioning protein, producing MEIELNKRVLSGVSDPDGEKKLITKEEIFAHYNDLKNRLKTNIKKKIFYKVESIRILKEIKDNEYYKLDGYKSFDAFIRDYKLARTQVYIYLKLAKALQAGILNEDYIIENGIYDSLDLIEGQETLIIKKSKQNPIKPLRFQLKSKESYDFYKSNAKFTGFLLDKLFNNEKEIIKRIMKEYKQLKG
- a CDS encoding ParA family protein, encoding MDTKKPKIITIASIKGGVGKSTSAIILSTLLAKDNKVLLIDMDTQASTTSYFYKKIANQNIDIMNINVYRVLKEKLDINDAIVNIKENLDLIPSYLTLNKFLSESIPLKELRLQNNLEFLRQKYHYVIIDTNPSLDFTLSNALMTSNCIIVPMTAEKWAVESLELLEFHMNNLKIKIPIFLIITRFKKNNTHKQLLQHVGSKTGFLGFIHEREDLNKKIARNDEFDMTKDYIYEYKEVLSRFFIMYDKYVK